A window from Malassezia restricta chromosome I, complete sequence encodes these proteins:
- a CDS encoding nitrogen permease regulator 3-like protein: protein MSKSPLLAVMLIVSTVRGTNIAFHWPPSLRNSRHLDQVHDGRPMAHDDDDESNSLSDDYSDDCNSTSSEDSFNEDAARIGYEEEERLPRSSAGSRFVRDSSFSAMGRMRSTAGSSRARSQTRPRTTASPDARENSGRSRSRSRAPPPYAFPSPSHTASNPKHEHGYHFASFAGFELGMLASILIPRTQQCHQRFEMTIDDLTFLGHPVAEEHQPSHAKHAETSIFNLVFVFDRLNMFPSIRFVETQHWLQLYYTIIFKLTAVLAMEEARAKYVSEESYKLIQIREDALQEGSSIEECTKFCLEESTLATILRDVYRCVKKNHDLEVNINNRFRMILKIPPLLQQSNKAIKATELQPVYDIHDNIILRGDQPEPFDSTPLPLYQNAPLRSVLQEWSQSTGPFLLPWKTLLLPEDVFDPVLSRYTKSEIQNLVNMFDPSPSGFKTFAETADLLQWDLYKNVYPLIRHLIYYKSAQVIDVPRLQNLYTIHPLFDAEDLPTLNDKWQQKFPRMVPLNKFVTALSSSLRPFASHCRALGAGSAAFNMLVWLLREKVIAQTHVYLRLFITERDQLRAVELRKNRRERQLRFPSHHADVTSPERQAPSDRSHARVKLETPTSFVPEWPTNNKTSTIQNQKNVLAMDVEDDHVDDLLPQGKPCPVMIPEPARASRTESEWISALLHGRHSWYSYWLIRLFPYMNGMHSVDEMVAREKIRRRDLKSLLTEFDANILHFYHP, encoded by the coding sequence ATGAGTAAATCACCGCTCCTAGCTGTGATGCTGATTGTATCGACAGTGCGTGGCACGAACATTGCCTTTCATTGGCCGCCCAGTCTGCGAAACTCAAGGCACCTCGATCAGGTGCACGATGGTAGACCTATGGCgcatgatgatgacgatgaaTCAAACTCTCTTAGTGACGATTACTCTGATGATTGCAATTCTACGTCTTCAGAGGATAGCTTCAATGAAGACGCAGCAAGAATTGGGTatgaagaagaggagcgcttgccgcgcagctcaGCAGGATCACGTTTTGTGCGCGACTCTTCCTTTTCAGCCATGGGCCGTATGCGATCCACAGCCGGATCAtcacgcgctcgctcacAAACTCGGCCTCGGACCACCGCATCTCCCGACGCGCGTGAAAATTCAGGACGCAGTCGAAGTAGGTCTCGTGCTCCGCCACCGTACGCATTCCCATCTCCGAGTCACACCGCGTCCAATCCAAAACATGAGCATGGATACCACTTTGCTTCATTTGCTGGCTTTGAactcggcatgctcgcaTCTATACTCATACCAAGGACCCAACAATGTCACCAACGCTTCGAGATGACCATCGACGACCTCACATTTTTAGGCCATCCCGTCGCTGAAGAGCATCAGCCGTCTCATGCAAAGCACGCCGAAACCAGCATATTCAATCTTGTGTTTGTGTTTGATCGTCTCAACATGTTTCCATCTATACGCTTTGTCGAAACTCAACACTGGCTGCAACTCTATTACACAATTATATTCAAGCTTACAGCGGTACTTGCGATGGAAgaagcgcgcgccaagtATGTCTCAGAAGAATCGTACAAACTCATTCAAATTCGTGAAGACGCGTTGCAGGAAGGATCTAGTATTGAAGAATGTACTAAATTTTGCTTAGAAGAGTCGACTCTTGCTACAATTCTCCGTGATGTGTATCGCTGCGTGAAGAAGAATCATGACTTGGAAGTGAACATCAATAATCGATTTCGTATGATTCTGAAAATACCACCACTTTTACAGCAATCTAACAAAGCTATCAAAGCCACCGAACTTCAGCCTGTGTACGACATACATGACAACATCATTCTGCGCGGAGATCAGCCGGAACCATTTGACTCGACACCACTCCCCTTGTATCAAAACGCTCCATTGAGGTCTGTTTTGCAGGAGTGGTCCCAATCCACTGGACCCTTTCTTCTTCCATGGAAAACTCTCTTGCTACCGGAGGATGTATTCGATCCGGTTCTTTCTCGTTATACAAAGAGTGAAATCCAAAACCTCGTGAACATGTTTGATCCATCGCCCTCCGGATTCAAGACGTTCGCGGAAACTGCAGATCTTTTGCAGTGGGACTTGTACAAAAATGTATATCCACTGATACGTCATCTCATTTATTACAAGAGTGCTCAAGTCATTGATGTACCGCGTTTGCAAAACTTGTACACTATACATCCCCTGTTCGATGCTGAAGATCTGCCAACTCTGAATGACAAATGGCAGCAGAAGTTTCCACGCATGGTGCCTCTTAACAAGTTTGTTACGGCTCTTTCTTCCAGTCTACGCCCGTTTGCGTCACATTGCCGGGCATTAGGCGCGGGCTCTGCCGCTTTTAATATGCTTGTATGGCTCTTACGTGAAAAAGTCATTGCACAAACACACGTCTACTTGCGCCTCTTCATTACTGAGCGCGATCAACTTCGAGCGGTGGAGCTAAGAAAGAACAGGCGTGAGCGACAGCTCCGCTTCCCGTCTCATCACGCCGATGTCACTAGTCCGGAGCGGCAGGCACCTTCAGATCGTTCGCATGCACGGGTCAAGCTCGAGACGCCGACATCCTTCGTGCCGGAGTGGCCGACAAACAATAAAACGTCTACCATACAAAACCAGAAGAATGTTCTTGCTATGGATGTTGAAGACGACCACGTGGACGATTTGCTTCCTCAAGGCAAGCCATGTCCTGTCATGATCCCTGAGCCGGCCCGGGCTAGCCGTACCGAGAGCGAGTGGATATCAGCTCTCTTACACGGACGTCACTCATGGTACTCGTATTGGCTCATCAGACTTTTTCCATATATGAACGGCATGCATAGTGTCGATGAAATGGTTGCCCGCGAGAAAATTCGGCGCCGCGATCTCAAGAGCCTCCTGACTGAATTTGACGCCAACATACTCCATTTCTATCACCCATAG
- a CDS encoding ATP-dependent DNA helicase MPH1 — MDEFDEFDDNVNDEILAQLDAIEAKHTNASPEADDEFADPSLDAMLLHDLPPSNTSALHSEVSDSTSHGAISSASGSSGLVQQGLWGQAVLSRNNSGKSSEEYSSQVQASQGQVSLAPQDGFGISSDKIWDHRAFLLQNRAKLVQKNPKNEQDALEEHLRTYKAPPMKLCLDQEQAKTWIYPVNKPLRTYQLNIVKKALFDNVLVALPTGLGKTFIAAVVILNMFRWYPQGKIIFVAPTRPLVTQQQQACHSICGLPWDTAIELTGSTKRSLRDDEWSAKRIFYMTPQTFENDLLSTTCDPTDVICVVVDEAHRATGNYAYCKVVRHLMYFNPHFRILALTATPGNSAERVQEVVTNLHISRIEIRTEDALDIQPYMHKKKEDLVRVTLSEPHEALRAAWASLILKVAEPLQKHGILQSHDPAHLRAFAVRASAAAPFAQSILRQHPYLRGSIHKMAIMAQNMQYLNEQSVRVFCDRVMESWGPDARGKKQDKILNSSNSAFNDLMKGIERVRANPFLLVHPKMRKMLQVLKMHFARDTAHTTRAMVFCSFREVVHEIVDLLTSSGIRATPFIGQASDAKGHRGLTQRQQEQVIRTFQEGKFQVLVATSIGEEGLDIGEVDLIVCYDAVRDSVRGLQRIGRTGRIRDGRVVVLMTAGREESNWTQSKESYKNVQRLVRTANTIALYTDVTRLMPPHVKPEPVMCEVEQPPFDASMLRQTKAKGPKRVKPQARRGQPIPKGETGRFCSAAEFSRRNDDREYTYSDTESDISGDDRPTLPSEASRPSSRSSLLRSSSLKNAANLSDDPDDADISHSHAGIPLPLSRFEPHPLIGVLDNSPVREEPLFLLSPTRTPDPSPSLHVPDKPTSPIRKRRRPQHTNAFICTEAERETDSEEHGDSDEKYDGPSSADENDEDRAAVGDFQPTQQAGYEQQAVYLRSMLSQQAPTPFKRRDRLAELLENRHAKRLSSEPDAEADHYTQDSFVVDDDIVSWASSASDAV, encoded by the exons ATGGACGAGTTCGACGAATTTGACGATAATGTGAACGATGAAATACTTGCACAACTTGACGCCATTGAGGCCAAGCATACCAATGCTTCCCCGGAAGCCGATGACGAGTTTGCGGATCCCTCGTTGGACGCCATGCTCCTTCATGATCTTCCTCCTAGCAATACTTCTGCGTTGCATTCCGAAGTATCAGACTCTACTTCCCATGGTGCGATCTCCTCAGCAAGCGGCTCGTCTGGCCTGGTGCAACAGGGTCTCTGGGGTCAGGCTGTCCTCTCTCGTAATAACAGTGGAAAGTCTTCGGAGGAATATTCCTCTCAAGTCCAAGCCTCGCAGGGTCAGGTTTCGCTTGCACCCCAGGATGGCTTTGGCATTTCATCCGATAAAATTTGGGACCATCGTGCATTTTTACTGCAGAACAGAGCTAAACTTGTGCAAAAAAACCCCAAGAACGAGCAAGACGCCCTAGAAGAGCACCTAAGAACATATAAGGCGCCTCCTATGAAGCTATGCTTGGATCAAGAACAAGCCAAAACTTGGATATACCCCGTCAACAAGCCTTTACGTACTTACCAACTAAATATTGTAAAGAAAGCCTTATTCGA CAATGTTCTCGTTGCTCTTCCAACCGGGTTAGGGAAGACCTTCATTGCAGCTGTTGTGATACTCAACATGTTTCGCTGGTATCCTCAAGGAAAGATTATTTTCGTGGCCCCCACACGACCCCTTGTAACGCAGCAACAACAAGCATGCCACAGCATTTGTGGCCTTCCATGGGATACCGCTATTGAATTGACTGGATCTACTAAGCGCTCGCTTCGAGATGATGAATGGAGCGCGAAACGCATTTTTTACATGACACCGCAAACGTTTGAGAATGACTTGCTCTCTACCACTTGTGATCCCACTGATGTGATCTGCGTTGTGGTGGATGAGGCGCATCGAGCAACTGGAAATTATGCATATTGTAAAGTGGTCCGGCATCTCATGTACTTTAATCCGCATTTCCGCATCCTTGCATTAACGGCAACGCCTGGAAACAGTGCTGAGCGCGTTCAAGAGGTGGTGACCAATCTCCATATTAGCCGCATCGAGATTCGCACGGAAGATGCTCTGGACATTCAGCCGTACATGCACAAGAAAAAGGAAGATTTGGTGCGCGTTACTTTGTCTGAGCCGCACGAAGCGCTGCGAGCAGCATGGGCTTCACTTATTCTCAAGGTGGCAGAACCACTACAGAAGCATGGAATTTTGCAGTCTCACGACCCAGCTCATCTTCGCGCCTTTGCTGTTCGCGCTTCGGCTGCTGCACCATTCGCCCAATCGATTCTACGTCAACACCCGTACCTACGCGGTTCCATTCATAAAATGGCTATCATGGCCCAGAACATGCAATATCTTAACGAACAATCAGTGCGAGTATTTTGCGACCGTGTGATGGAGTCATGGGGCCCTGATGCGCGCGGGAAAAAGCAAGACAAGATACTTAACTCAAGTAATTCTGCTTTTAACGATTTGATGAAAGGCATTGAGCGCGTGCGAGCGAATCCGTTTCTCTTGGTGCATCCAAAAATGAGAAAAATGCTACAAGTTCTTAAAATGCACTTTGCGCGAGACACGGCGCATACTACCCGTGCCATGGTGTTTTGCAGCTTCCGGGAAGTGGTCCATGAAATTGTGGACTTGTTGACTAGCTCAGGCATTCGTGCCACACCCTTTATTGGCCAGGCCAGTGATGCTAAAGGGCATCGAGGTCTAACGCAGAGGCAACAAGAACAGGTCATTCGCACATTCCAGGAGGGAAAGTTTCAAGTACTCGTCGCGACATCTATTGGCGAGGAAGGTTTGGATATCGGCGAAGTAGATTTGATCGTATGCTATGACGCTGTACGTGACTCTGTTCGTGGTTTACAACGCATCGGACGCACAGGTCGTATCCGGGATGGtcgcgtcgtcgtgctcatGACCGCGGGCCGTGAAGAAAGCAATTGGACACAATCAAAAGAGTCCTACAAAAATGTTCAGCGCCTTGTGCGTACTGCCAACACTATTGCACTTTATACCGACGTTACGCGTCTAATGCCGCCTCATGTCAAGCCGGAGCCTGTCATGTGCGAAGTTGAACAGCCACCGTTTGATGCCAGCATGCTTCGCCAGACGAAAGCAAAAGGACCTAAGCGTGTCAAGCCACAAGCTCGTCGCGGTCAGCCGATACCCAAAGGTGAAACGGGTCGATTTTGCTCAGCTGCTGAATTTTCCCGTCGCAACGATGATCGCGAATATACCTATTCAGACACAGAATCGGATATATCAGGGGATGATAGACCCACACTCCCTTCTGAGGCTAGCCGTCCCTCGTCTCGAAGCTCTCTGCTCCGTTCATCTTCCTTAAAGAATGCAGCTAATTTATCTGATGATCCTGATGATGCTGATATTTCTCACTCACACGCTGGCATACCCTTACCTTTATCCAGGTTTGAACCTCATCCTTTGATTGGTGTGTTGGACAACTCACCGGTTCGTGAAGAGCCATTGTTTCTTCTTTCACCAACGCGTACACCTGACCCATCACCATCGCTTCATGTTCCCGATAAACCTACTTCTCCCATTCGCAAACGAAGACGGCCCCAGCATACAAACGCATTCATTTGTACCGAGGCTGAGCGCGAGACAGATTCGGAAGAACATGGTGATTCCGACGAGAAGTACGATGGACCTTCTTCTGCGGACGAAAATGACGAGGACCGCGCTGCGGTTGGCGACTTTCAGCCAACACAGCAGGCTGGTTATGAACAACAAGCGGTGTACTTGCGATCTATGCTGTCACAGCAAGCGCCTACGCCGTTTAAGCGTCGCGACCGTCTCGCCGAGCTACTCGAGAATCGACATGCAAAGCGTCTATCTTCTGAACCAGATGCTGAAGCAGACCACTACACGCAAGATTCTTTCGTCGTTGACGATGACATTGTTTCTTGGGCTTCTTCGGCTAGTGATGCCGTATAG
- a CDS encoding amidase — MKIVCAQFCPQFKKVQENADHVKKLVSKISADQVDLLVLPEMALTGYVFDSFDEIEPYLENPYENMSATFSLLSSISKHLECYVVAGFPERASDQTLREFGPTDIRHDARHKEEETISNAHLPRIPRKAYNSAMLVGPCGSLIKVFRKHFLYEVDTTWADEGPGFEYIELPRIGRLCVAICMDLNPYTLDTSFNKYELTSFCDRNQIDILVMPMNWLLPEEDIREVNKDLAQPSVPTINYWVARCVPLWVPGLCQPGHEGHNTFLVASNRTGSENGLTFAGSSSVLQFTLSESANLLGALGVDTDGLLYVSTT; from the exons ATGAAAATCGTGTGTGCACAGTTTTGCCCGCAGTTCAAGAAAGTGCAGGAAAATGCTGATCACGTAAAAAAGCTTGTGTCGAAAATCAGCGCTGATCAAGTCGATTTACTTGTGCTACCGGAAATGGCATTGACTG GCTATGTTTTTGACTCGTTCGATGAGATCGAGCCATATTTGGAGAATCCATACGAAAATATGAGTGCCACTTTTTCTTTATTATCTAGCATCTCAAAGCATCTCGAATGCTACGTGGTGGCAGGGTTTCCCGAGCGCGCCTCGGATCAAACTCTTCGTGAGTTTGGACCGACTGACATTCGCCATGATGCACGCCACAAAGAGGAAGAGACCATTTCGAATGCTCATCTCCCACGAATTCCGCGCAAAGCTTACAATTCTGCCATGCTTGTCGGCCCTTGCGGATCATTGATCAAAGTATTTCGCAAACACTTTTTGTACGAAGTCGACACAACATGGGCTGATGAGGGTCCAGGGTTTGAATATATTGAGCTTCCCCGTATTGGCAGGCTTTGTGTTGCTATATGCATGGACCTTAACCCGTATACCCTTGATACGTCCTTTAACAAGTATGAGCTGACGTCATTCTGTGACCGCAATCAGATTGACATTCTGGTCATGCCTATGAATTGGCTCTTGCCAGAAGAAGATATAAGAGAGGTCAATAAAGATCTTGCTCAGCCCAGTGTACCGACAATCAACTACTGGGTTGCACGTTGCGTGCCTCTATGGGTTCCAGGTCTTTGCCAACCCGGTCACGAAGGTCATAATACATTTTTGGTGGCGTCAAATCGAACGGGCTCGGAGAATGGCCTCACATTCGCAGGCTCTTCAAGTGTTCTTCAGTTCACATTGTCCGAAAGTGCCAATCTACTCGGCGCTTTAGGTGTAGACACAGATGGTCTCCTATATGTATCTACGACGTAA
- a CDS encoding protein involved in negative regulation of iron regulon transcription gives MVSQADLERAIHQKLGHIDTLFVSDVSGGCGQAFDVVIVSEQFEGKRTLQRHRLVNDCLKDEIASMHAFSQKTYTPKQFEELKFMYSRQTPSEKPGVSAPAPSFSQPTGTNVEAAKKNTKADGGIVPKIEIPTGINENIHVPELTLTPVSESKHPFRSYHPDLESESASVGSVDIRHTSSLEGTGISRLHHATISNPSFWQHLRELLRNEVMQEPQDMNVDDDVVSQRRNHELGGSEVEQLFEDFFLTQKNHLSANDIARIRDITGMHGMSS, from the coding sequence ATGGTGAGCCAGGCAGATCTTGAGCGGGCCATCCACCAAAAGCTTGGACATATCGATACACTTTTTGTTTCGGATGTATCAGGGGGTTGTGGGCAAGCATTCGATGTTGTAATCGTCTCAGAGCAGTTTGAGGGCAAGAGAACATTGCAACGGCATCGCCTCGTGAATGATTGCCTCAAGGACGAAATTGCTTCTATGCATGCTTTCTCCCAAAAGACATACACTCCAAAGCAATTCGAAGAACTCAAGTTTATGTATTCACGTCAAACTCCTAGCGAGAAGCCAGGCGTTTCTGCCCCTGCACCCAGTTTCTCTCAACCCACGGGCACAAACGTCGAAGCGGCCAAAAAGAATACGAAGGCCGATGGTGGCATTGTTCCAAAGATTGAAATTCCTACCGGAATCAACGAAAACATTCATGTCCCAGAGCTCACCCTCACGCCAGTATCTGAATCGAAACATCCGTTCCGATCTTATCACCCCGATCTCGAGTCTGAAAGTGCCTCCGTGGGCTCTGTGGACATAAGGCATACCTCGAGCCTGGAAGGAACTGGCATTTCGCGTCTGCATCATGCGACCATTTCCAATCCTAGTTTTTGGCAGCATTTGCGGGAATTGCTCCGGAATGAGGTGATGCAAGAGCCGCAAGACATGAATGTTGACGATGACGTTGTTTCACAGCGTCGGAATCATGAATTGGGTGGTTCTGAAGTGGAACAGCTGTTTGAAGACTTTTTCCTCACCCAAAAAAACCACTTGTCTGCGAATGACATTGCGCGCATTCGTGATATTACAGGTATGCATGGTATGAGTAGCTAA
- a CDS encoding F-box protein, helicase, 18, which produces MQVLEPAPTRHRPRLPLLSTRDPAAHMPGSKGKVECARTRQRRTLLECMSRRTVLRMLSFLSFHDINNLLCADKRLRPFVNMPFFARWRKQYLKFQECEHTYERHLRAVPTQETPQDQVIDESYVLVYMESLRALHFCKPPLQMHEILYSILQSQSEHFPPVKAACAFVIEWILGRVSVQNAFSRFDHAHAVELLYFLRLFLAVFRLSRYFDTDYSVSQYPQSIHTLDGDCASALGHFFAPGQPVCSSGELTEEQSRFVHYQVRRNDLLCVQAYAGTGKTRSLLAYAKLRPHQRFLYITFNAAAAKSARSVFPPNVDCRTMHSVALRHVLLPEDQELRTLRPRDVVRLLGDRIPEGKRTTEPVHDRSNALAPTTVALYILRTLDRFMQSTDDHIRPDVHIPKNMSLSTDLRVEAIAEATQTLWEMICSNKSRGRMKAPCPHDAYVKLLQLQPLATLRFFAEYNALLLDEAQDLSACQTAILLRARGQCGVIVVGDIHQKIYGFRGGSASAFNARLYSPTATFHLTKSFRFGSQVAALATKVLRLKAPPPWHNEEQHGVWQHPSITGHGSDKVYRDIRAISKPHTRIYRTNALLTRDLLQLSLTLPENEFLFLKTSQNLSHRSIIDLLHDGHRLYHGDSSGMTPNSSLREFSAWKELVEHVEAEDAADGKLTLVLSLQEMIASPDFLAQLEGLDRKFCANEESASIVLTTVHQAKGLEWDSVVMANDFSPSLDACTPFSLQPQVSQLFAQDELNHMYVAITRARCELFIPNCVLQWLVVLDGLFRYRFCEKKRSRKCPQCQQVSSLVQLCEPFAGTLQFDARTETLGCLLCMRSQLSTDDDLHDFVRFIDECGVSTVTGRLTSASITRYEHKMKIPSRLRSKRARLEVSSQQDTPACAGSTALDVLLPHVRAQKYTNMLESKMQSIDTWFTLEQFWLSPRESS; this is translated from the coding sequence ATGCAAGTGCTGGAGCCGGCACCAACAAGGCACAGGCCTAGGCTTCCACTTCTAAGTACAAGAGATCCTGCAGCGCATATGCCTGGATCGAAAGGAAAGGTTGAGTGCGCTCGGACTCGGCAACGACGTACTTTACTCGAATGTATGTCGCGCCGAACCGTTCTTCGAATGCTTTCATTCTTATCATTCCACGACATCAACAACTTACTTTGTGCTGATAAAAGGCTAAGACCATTTGTTAATATGCCATTTTTTGCTCGCTGGCGCAAGCAGTATCTTAAATTTCAAGAGTGTGAGCACACTTATGAGCGTCATCTACGCGCTGTTCCCACCCAGGAGACTCCTCAGGATCAAGTCATTGACGAATCATACGTCCTCGTATATATGGAATCGCTACGTGCGTTACATTTTTGCAAACCTCCCTTGCAGATGCATGAGATTTTGTACAGCATACTCCAAAGTCAAAGTGAGCATTTTCCACCGGTCAAAGCAGCTTGTGCGTTTGTAATTGAATGGATTCTTGGGCGTGTCTCAGTGCAAAATGCATTTTCGCGATTTGATCATGCACATGCGGTCGAGCTTCTTTACTTTTTGCGTCTTTTCCTCGCTGTTTTTCGACTGTCGCGTTACTTCGATACCGACTACTCCGTCTCACAATATCCCCAATCAATCCACACGCTTGATGGAGATTGCGCCTCTGCATTAGGTCATTTTTTTGCACCCGGCCAACCCGTTTGTTCGTCAGGAGAGCTTACTGAGGAGCAGTCCAGGTTTGTCCACTACCAAGTGCGTCGGAATGATCTCTTATGTGTTCAAGCGTACGCTGGCACTGGTAAGACAAGATCTTTACTAGCGTACGCCAAATTGCGACCACATCAAAGATTCTTGTACATAACATTCAATGCTGCTGCGGCAAAGTCGGCTCGGAGTGTATTCCCGCCCAACGTTGATTGTCGAACAATGCATTCTGTGGCCTTACGACATGTATTACTCCCAGAGGACCAAGAATTACGTACTCTGCGTCCCCGAGATGTTGTCCGTCTTCTCGGTGATCGTATTCCTGAAGGCAAAAGAACGACGGAACCGGTTCATGATCGCTCGAACGCCCTTGCTCCAACTACGGTGGCGCTATATATATTGCGTACACTTGATCGATTCATGCAATCAACAGATGACCATATCCGACCAGATGTTCACATCCCAAAGAACATGAGCTTATCCACAGACCTTCGTGTGGAAGCCATTGCGGAAGCCACCCAAACTTTGTGGGAAATGATTTGCTCGAACAAATCACGCGGCCGGATGAAAGCGCCATGTCCTCATGACGCGTATGTCAAGCTCTTGCAATTACAGCCTCTAGCTACTTTACGCTTTTTTGCCGAGTACAATGCCCTGCTTCTGGACGAGGCCCAGGACCTCTCAGCATGCCAAACAGCTATCTTACTCCGTGCACGCGGTCAATGTGGTGTCATTGTGGTGGGTGATATACACCAAAAGATTTACGGCTTTCGAGGGGGCAGTGCTTCCGCATTCAACGCGCGTCTGTATTCACCGACTGCTACATTTCACCTTACTAAGAGCTTCCGATTTGGATCGCAGGTCGCGGCTCTTGCGACCAAGGTATTACGTCTCAAGGCACCCCCACCATGGCACAACGAAGAACAACATGGTGTTTGGCAACATCCCAGTATCACAGGACATGGCTCTGACAAAGTTTATCGGGATATTCGCGCCATTTCTAAACCACACACACGCATTTACCGCACTAATGCGCTACTCACGCGTGACTTACTGCAGCTCTCCTTGACATTACCTGAAAACGAGTTCCTTTTTCTCAAAACGAGCCAGAATCTATCACACCGATCGATCATCGACTTGCTTCACGATGGGCACAGACTATACCATGGAGACTCTTCAGGAATGACACCGAACTCGTCTCTTCGCGAATTTTCAGCTTGGAAAGAACTCGTGGAACATGTAGAAGCTGAAGATGCGGCCGATGGCAAGCTTACTTTGGTCCTTTCGCTCCAAGAAATGATCGCCTCACCCGATTTTTTGGCCCAGCTGGAAGGTCTAGACCGAAAGTTCTGTGCAAATGAGGAAAGTGCCTCAATAGTGCTCACTACGGTTCATCAAGCCAAAGGCCTAGAATGGGACTCAGTTGTCATGGCAAACGACTTTTCTCCCTCTTTAGATGCCTGCACGCCATTCTCGTTGCAGCCTCAGGTGTCTCAGTTATTTGCACAGGATGAATTGAATCACATGTACGTGGCCATCACAAGAGCTCGCTGCGAACTTTTTATACCCAATTGTGTCTTGCAATGGCTCGTCGTATTAGATGGACTTTTTCGTTACCGCTTTTGTGAGAAAAAGCGTTCAAGAAAATGCCCACAATGCCAACAGGTGTCAAGTTTGGTCCAGTTGTGTGAACCTTTCGCAGGCACACTGCAATTTGATGCGCGCACAGAAACGCTTGGATGCCTACTTTGCATGCGCTCTCAGCTCTCGACGGACGATGATCTGCATGACTTTGTGCGTTTTATTGACGAATGCGGTGTTAGTACCGTGACAGGTAGACTCACGTCCGCCTCAATCACGCGATATGAACATAAAATGAAGATTCCCTCGAGACTGCGCTCGAAACGTGCGCGCCTAGAGGTCTCCTCTCAACAAGATACCCCAGCATGTGCGGGCAGTACCGCACTTGATGTATTGCTACCCCATGTCCGCGCACAAAAATATACCAACATGTTGGAAAGCAAAATGCAAAGCATTGATACATGGTTCACCCTCGAACAATTTTGGCTGTCGCCTCGTGAATCATCATAG